In Spirosoma aureum, a single genomic region encodes these proteins:
- a CDS encoding polysaccharide biosynthesis/export family protein, with protein sequence MRSYLNRFIRSQRIRVALVSFVLGGTCLTSCVSTKHLSYFQQEPGKADALTVAARYVPTIQPGDVLSIQVNSLNPEASSFFNPYAAFAIADRGPQTNTIASTTPLPSVNGYIVDNEGKIEVPMLGKVDVKGKTVTEIKDQLRQSLKEYLKEPTVNVRNQNFRISVMGEVTRPSLYTIPNEQITLLEALSLSGDVTIYGRRDNVLLIREENGQRTFTRIDLTRRDLFTSPYYYLHPNDVVYVEPGRARAATADRTNQLLPIVLSGLSFVAIIFSRF encoded by the coding sequence ATGAGGTCTTATTTAAATCGCTTTATCCGCAGTCAACGCATACGGGTTGCTCTAGTAAGCTTCGTATTAGGAGGCACCTGCCTAACTAGTTGCGTATCAACAAAACATCTTTCTTATTTTCAGCAAGAACCCGGCAAAGCCGATGCGTTGACAGTTGCAGCTCGCTACGTACCTACGATTCAGCCAGGTGATGTTTTGTCGATACAGGTCAACAGTCTGAATCCTGAAGCTTCTTCGTTCTTCAATCCATATGCTGCCTTTGCTATAGCAGATAGAGGACCTCAGACAAATACCATTGCCAGCACAACTCCGCTACCTTCTGTTAATGGCTATATCGTTGATAATGAGGGTAAAATTGAGGTACCCATGCTCGGAAAAGTAGACGTAAAGGGTAAAACGGTAACTGAAATAAAAGACCAGTTGCGGCAGTCGTTAAAAGAATACCTGAAAGAACCCACAGTCAATGTTCGGAATCAGAATTTTCGAATTTCGGTCATGGGTGAAGTAACAAGACCTTCTTTATATACGATTCCGAACGAACAGATCACGCTCCTGGAAGCTCTCAGTTTATCGGGTGATGTAACAATTTATGGTCGCCGGGATAACGTTCTGCTCATTCGTGAAGAAAACGGTCAGCGTACATTCACGCGAATCGATTTAACCCGCCGTGACTTGTTTACCTCTCCTTATTATTATCTGCATCCAAATGATGTGGTTTATGTAGAACCGGGTCGCGCCCGTGCTGCCACTGCCGACCGTACCAATCAATTGCTCCCCATTGTGCTGAGCGGCTTATCGTTCGTCGCCATCATCTTTTCGCGTTTCTAG
- a CDS encoding oligosaccharide flippase family protein has product MKLLHKNSLSGVGQLVLTAGLTFFSIPIFIRTLGDEAYGAFSIVTLAGNLNIFANLGLNTALLKFLSVQGKSKESDHDIALTLGLLLLIMVPLSTLAIYQQSYILQSMLGMSTKLYIQVATLYRCVVVANLIILLGQTFTTVLDSQQRMYLTNFYQLIYSILYWGGLIVVVSLGYGLPEIGFIILAAAIIWFSLVLIAAWRIWGWLQLEGLRANLVRIARKQISFSSKVYAAGLLTMLFEPMTKVLVARLIGVREVGYLEIAYKVRSQLWALVTKVTYPIYPKIARENDPHQLSQLLGGYQTGMLLIMMPFLLFLSLALPDLFLLWLPTTTTIIVTATLYISATFVINSLSIPPYYFLMSRQHVSKTVWIQLTNVGVNLLVILLTYRVMGIYGFILGNSIAILTSMVLCLYYQKKYLGKLAIDMAHIRRFLIIVLPVSGIALVSNSLLHESWLRLGVIGILTVILYGLLLRNSYKMLKSIAI; this is encoded by the coding sequence ATGAAGTTACTGCATAAAAATTCATTGAGTGGCGTTGGACAATTGGTACTAACAGCCGGTCTGACCTTTTTCAGTATACCTATATTTATCAGAACATTAGGTGATGAAGCTTATGGAGCTTTCTCAATCGTAACATTGGCTGGCAATCTTAACATTTTTGCTAACCTCGGCTTAAACACCGCTTTACTTAAGTTTCTGTCGGTACAGGGGAAATCGAAAGAGTCTGACCATGATATTGCCCTGACGCTTGGACTGCTACTGCTGATTATGGTTCCGTTAAGTACGCTTGCCATTTATCAACAATCATACATTTTGCAATCTATGCTAGGTATGTCGACCAAGCTTTATATTCAGGTGGCTACCTTATATCGATGTGTTGTGGTAGCCAATCTGATTATTCTGCTGGGTCAAACATTCACTACGGTTCTGGACTCCCAACAGCGTATGTACCTGACGAATTTTTATCAGCTGATTTACAGCATCCTATACTGGGGTGGGCTTATAGTAGTCGTTAGCCTCGGTTATGGACTCCCTGAAATCGGATTTATTATTCTGGCGGCTGCTATAATTTGGTTTAGTCTGGTACTTATAGCAGCCTGGCGAATTTGGGGATGGTTGCAATTAGAAGGCTTGCGAGCTAACCTGGTCCGAATAGCTCGTAAACAGATATCATTCAGTTCTAAAGTGTACGCAGCTGGTCTACTAACTATGCTTTTTGAGCCTATGACCAAAGTGTTAGTTGCACGCCTGATTGGTGTGAGAGAAGTGGGATATTTAGAGATTGCCTATAAAGTTCGATCACAGCTGTGGGCACTGGTAACGAAGGTTACTTATCCGATTTACCCAAAAATTGCGCGTGAAAACGATCCCCACCAGCTTAGTCAACTTTTGGGTGGTTATCAAACAGGAATGCTACTGATTATGATGCCTTTCCTGTTGTTTTTATCGCTCGCATTGCCAGACTTATTTTTATTATGGTTGCCAACGACCACTACCATCATCGTAACAGCCACCCTCTATATTTCGGCAACGTTCGTCATCAACAGCCTGTCAATTCCCCCTTATTATTTTCTGATGAGCCGCCAGCATGTCAGTAAAACAGTCTGGATACAGTTAACAAATGTGGGCGTTAATCTACTTGTCATTCTGCTAACCTACCGCGTCATGGGCATTTATGGATTTATACTAGGAAATTCCATAGCTATTCTTACTTCTATGGTTTTATGCCTGTATTATCAGAAAAAATACCTTGGAAAACTGGCAATTGACATGGCTCATATACGTCGATTTTTGATAATTGTACTTCCAGTTAGTGGAATAGCCCTGGTTAGTAACTCACTGCTACATGAATCCTGGCTACGACTTGGTGTAATAGGCATTTTGACGGTAATTCTGTATGGCTTACTCCTGCGGAATTCTTACAAAATGTTGAAATCTATAGCTATCTAA
- a CDS encoding acyltransferase: MRKLLRNISRMVKENLALIRSTITYHKIKLFYPRVKLGQNVRFYGPIQLRISGTATVHIGDNVTFRSSTSYNFVGINRPVSIYVGDQATLEIGHNCGFSGTAIFVTSSIHVGSYSNFGGNSSLWDTDFHPLDYRLRRVQLEGTRTSPIKIGEDVFIGANVLILKGVTIGPRSIVGAGSVVSKAIPADQIWAGNPAQFIRYIQSAPIDYNANSSQLEVLPA, from the coding sequence ATGAGAAAGTTATTGCGTAACATATCCCGCATGGTAAAAGAAAACCTAGCTCTGATTCGATCAACTATCACTTATCATAAAATCAAGCTATTTTACCCACGCGTCAAGTTGGGTCAGAATGTTCGGTTCTATGGACCAATTCAATTGCGGATTTCGGGAACAGCTACCGTTCATATTGGCGATAATGTTACGTTTCGCTCGTCGACTTCATACAATTTTGTTGGCATCAACAGACCTGTTTCAATTTACGTAGGTGATCAGGCAACGCTGGAAATTGGCCACAATTGTGGGTTTTCAGGAACAGCTATTTTCGTGACCAGTAGCATACATGTTGGTTCATATAGCAATTTTGGAGGCAACAGCAGTCTTTGGGATACAGATTTTCATCCGCTCGACTATAGGTTACGTCGCGTGCAGTTAGAAGGAACCAGAACGTCTCCTATCAAGATAGGCGAAGATGTTTTTATTGGGGCTAATGTATTAATTCTTAAGGGTGTTACAATAGGCCCACGGTCGATTGTAGGGGCAGGTTCGGTTGTGAGCAAAGCTATTCCGGCAGATCAGATCTGGGCCGGAAACCCGGCCCAGTTTATCCGCTATATACAATCAGCGCCTATTGATTACAATGCGAATTCGTCGCAGTTGGAAGTTTTACCTGCTTAA
- a CDS encoding sugar transferase, with the protein MLDFSLPSLNDPAVINESFSAEGNATTRSAQIYRWVKRLFDVMVSSVVIISLLIWLVPVIGLLIRLTSPGPIVFMQLRTGRNGRPFRCFKFRTMTYEREAEFRQATKNDMRVTRVGRILRKSNLDELPQVFNVLLGDMSIVGPRPHPIQLDAKHWKTLPGYPARYVVKPGITGLAQSRGCRGETAHVLDMKHRVRYDHLYIRRQSLPLDLKICFWTAYKMVKGDEKAH; encoded by the coding sequence ATGCTCGACTTTTCATTGCCGTCGCTCAATGACCCAGCGGTAATCAACGAATCGTTTTCAGCAGAAGGTAATGCTACAACCAGATCGGCTCAGATATACCGATGGGTAAAGCGTCTGTTCGATGTTATGGTATCCAGTGTGGTCATTATTTCGCTGCTGATCTGGCTGGTGCCTGTAATTGGTTTGCTCATTCGGCTGACCTCACCCGGCCCAATCGTATTCATGCAATTACGAACGGGCCGGAATGGTCGTCCATTTCGATGCTTCAAGTTTCGTACGATGACTTACGAACGGGAAGCCGAATTTCGGCAGGCCACTAAAAACGATATGCGTGTAACCCGCGTTGGGCGCATCCTGCGCAAATCGAACCTCGACGAACTGCCCCAGGTTTTTAATGTGCTGCTGGGCGATATGAGCATTGTGGGGCCTCGCCCCCACCCGATTCAACTGGATGCGAAACACTGGAAAACGTTGCCGGGTTACCCGGCCCGGTATGTGGTAAAGCCAGGAATTACAGGGCTGGCCCAATCGCGGGGTTGCCGGGGCGAAACGGCTCATGTGCTTGACATGAAGCACCGAGTCCGTTACGATCACCTTTATATCCGCAGGCAATCGTTACCGCTGGACCTTAAAATCTGTTTCTGGACAGCCTACAAAATGGTGAAAGGTGACGAAAAGGCGCACTGA
- a CDS encoding GumC family protein: MSNQNNYAYAPYQVYEAENTPNLRMILMRYAQHWKWFVLSLLLTAGAAYAYLLYQTPIYKVQTSLLIKDDKKGLSEDNILKEMDIFTPKKVIENEMEILKSYALMDKVVSRLGLDVQYFHPTNTIKKEIYNESPIRVIVEKGRPILYETDLTITVEKPGSVRIDDAVYPVNQSIKTPYGRLRIFARDPLKPSAEPIIVRVSPRQKTVDGFLKRLTVDPSSKASTVLQMTLEDAVPQKGEAVLNELITEYNSAAIVDKNIVASNTLNFIEERLQLIAGELSTVEKGVESYKSAEGITDLSSQAAVFLETVKENDDQLNQATIQLGIIQDLERYVNSKSTERGVAPSALTISDPVLLGLVGKVSELELQRDQLSRTTTINNPLLQSLDSQIKATKESLSENIQNLKRTLSSTQSKLKSTNRQLEAQIRTIPTKERALVNITRQQSIKNNLYTYLLEKREETALSYASTVADSRTIDPPRSGSEPIKPVKSTIFLMFGLLGLVLPIGVLGARDALNNRISRRSDVEAISQVPILGEIVSSRNVDPLIMVSGQRSIIAEQIRALRTNLQFLRSNPTGSQVVMFTSSISGEGKSFLSLNLGASLALVDRPTVILEMDLRKPKIHSVLGITNTIGISNYLIQEATLDDVLQEIPGFPNYHIITCGPIPPNPAELLSSPALEQLFRELRERFAYVIVDSPPIGLVTDAQLIAPFVDATMFMVRHDHTPKAYLRMIDNLYKEHRFQRLNLILNAVGGGESYQYGYGYGYSNYGGYYEESNQVAKASARKRR, from the coding sequence ATGTCCAATCAGAATAACTATGCGTATGCTCCGTACCAGGTGTATGAAGCCGAGAATACGCCTAATCTGCGGATGATACTTATGCGGTATGCACAACACTGGAAGTGGTTTGTGCTCTCGCTTCTATTAACTGCGGGTGCTGCTTATGCCTATTTGCTATACCAGACACCCATTTATAAGGTACAGACCAGCCTGTTGATCAAAGACGACAAGAAAGGGCTTAGTGAAGACAACATTTTGAAAGAAATGGACATTTTCACACCCAAGAAAGTCATCGAAAACGAAATGGAAATCCTGAAGTCCTACGCGCTCATGGACAAAGTCGTATCCCGGCTTGGCCTGGATGTGCAGTATTTTCATCCTACAAATACAATTAAAAAGGAGATTTACAATGAATCGCCAATTCGGGTCATTGTTGAAAAAGGCCGCCCGATCCTTTACGAAACAGATTTAACGATTACGGTTGAAAAACCTGGATCTGTTCGTATTGACGATGCTGTTTACCCAGTTAATCAGAGCATCAAAACACCTTATGGTCGTCTGCGGATATTCGCCCGCGATCCATTAAAACCCAGCGCAGAACCAATTATAGTGCGCGTGTCGCCCCGGCAAAAAACAGTTGATGGTTTTCTGAAGCGGCTAACCGTCGATCCAAGCAGTAAGGCGTCAACGGTATTACAGATGACCCTCGAAGATGCCGTTCCGCAAAAAGGTGAAGCGGTACTCAATGAATTAATCACCGAATACAATTCGGCTGCTATCGTCGATAAAAACATTGTCGCATCAAATACGCTGAACTTTATTGAAGAGCGCTTACAACTCATTGCGGGCGAATTATCGACCGTTGAAAAAGGCGTTGAATCGTACAAATCGGCTGAAGGAATCACTGATCTAAGTTCGCAGGCGGCCGTATTTCTGGAAACGGTGAAAGAAAATGACGACCAACTGAATCAGGCAACCATTCAGCTAGGCATCATTCAGGATCTCGAACGCTACGTTAACAGCAAATCGACTGAGCGAGGGGTTGCTCCGAGCGCCCTTACAATCAGTGACCCAGTATTACTTGGTTTAGTTGGAAAGGTAAGCGAGCTGGAATTACAGCGGGATCAACTGAGCCGGACAACGACGATCAATAACCCACTTCTGCAATCATTGGATTCACAGATTAAGGCAACGAAAGAGAGTCTGTCCGAAAATATTCAGAACCTCAAACGGACACTCAGCAGTACGCAATCCAAGCTGAAATCGACCAATCGGCAGTTAGAGGCTCAAATTCGCACGATTCCGACTAAAGAACGGGCATTGGTAAACATCACCCGCCAGCAGTCAATCAAAAACAATCTGTATACCTATCTGCTGGAAAAGCGGGAAGAAACGGCTCTTTCGTATGCGTCAACCGTAGCCGATAGCCGCACTATCGATCCGCCCCGCAGTGGAAGTGAGCCTATCAAGCCTGTAAAAAGCACCATTTTTCTGATGTTCGGTCTATTGGGTCTGGTTTTACCGATTGGGGTACTGGGTGCGCGTGATGCGTTAAACAACCGCATTAGCCGCCGATCTGACGTAGAGGCCATATCGCAGGTGCCAATTTTAGGCGAAATTGTCTCCAGCCGAAATGTAGATCCACTGATTATGGTATCGGGGCAACGCTCCATCATTGCCGAGCAGATCCGAGCCTTGCGTACTAACCTTCAGTTTCTGCGCAGCAACCCAACCGGTAGCCAGGTCGTGATGTTCACATCAAGTATCAGTGGCGAAGGCAAATCGTTTTTGTCGCTGAATCTGGGAGCCAGTCTGGCACTAGTCGATCGTCCGACTGTAATCCTGGAAATGGATCTTCGTAAACCGAAAATTCACTCGGTGCTTGGAATTACCAATACAATTGGCATTAGTAATTACTTAATTCAGGAGGCAACGCTTGATGATGTCTTACAGGAGATTCCGGGCTTTCCGAACTACCACATTATTACCTGCGGACCGATTCCGCCAAACCCGGCCGAGCTACTGAGCAGCCCCGCTTTAGAGCAGTTGTTCCGGGAGTTACGTGAGCGGTTTGCCTATGTTATTGTCGATTCACCACCGATTGGTTTAGTGACAGATGCGCAGTTAATCGCGCCATTCGTCGATGCGACGATGTTCATGGTACGCCATGATCACACGCCCAAGGCGTACCTCCGAATGATCGACAATCTCTATAAAGAGCATCGTTTCCAGCGTCTGAACCTGATTCTGAACGCAGTAGGCGGTGGTGAGTCGTATCAATATGGTTATGGGTACGGTTACAGCAATTATGGTGGCTACTACGAAGAATCGAATCAGGTAGCCAAAGCGTCGGCCCGTAAACGGCGCTAA
- a CDS encoding glycosyltransferase family 2 protein has translation MNVKLPKVSIITPSYNQGRFIEATIQSVLNQTYPNIEYIIIDGGSTDQTMSVVERYRSQIDIVIHEKDRGQSDAINKGFKLATGELVGWLNSDDILYPECVAEIVRLYEQHPDGSIYYIPLQNGIDAAGRVHNLAHREIPDKQYLLNEDYSIIQPSSFYNRNSVIKAGYVDDRIHYCMDLDLWLRLLDWGPIYYSKVNVPLSGFRNWELSKTTTGTDKFLKEIEKTLLKHGASAYSKNMRRIQISLLKVHIKRFLRYENARKPVLS, from the coding sequence ATGAATGTAAAACTCCCCAAAGTGTCTATCATAACACCTTCCTATAATCAGGGGCGTTTTATTGAAGCCACTATCCAGTCAGTACTGAATCAAACTTATCCGAACATTGAATATATTATTATTGATGGTGGATCAACTGATCAGACAATGTCAGTCGTTGAGCGTTATCGTTCCCAAATCGATATAGTTATTCATGAGAAAGATCGAGGCCAGTCTGATGCAATTAACAAAGGGTTTAAACTGGCAACAGGCGAATTGGTTGGCTGGCTTAATTCTGATGACATTTTATATCCCGAATGTGTTGCCGAAATCGTGCGACTGTATGAACAACATCCTGATGGCTCCATCTATTATATTCCCCTACAAAATGGAATTGATGCTGCCGGACGTGTTCATAATCTGGCACATCGGGAAATTCCGGATAAACAATATCTGCTAAATGAAGACTATAGTATCATTCAGCCCTCTTCCTTTTATAACCGGAATAGTGTTATAAAAGCAGGGTATGTTGATGATAGAATTCACTATTGCATGGATTTGGACCTTTGGCTTAGGCTACTCGACTGGGGGCCCATTTACTACTCCAAAGTCAATGTACCCCTTTCCGGCTTCAGAAACTGGGAGCTTTCCAAGACAACAACTGGCACCGACAAATTCTTGAAAGAAATCGAGAAAACGCTGCTAAAGCACGGAGCTTCTGCTTATTCTAAAAATATGCGTAGAATCCAAATTAGTCTGCTCAAAGTTCACATCAAACGTTTCCTGCGCTATGAAAATGCACGTAAGCCTGTTCTATCATAA